CAGGGCCTGGCGCAGCAGGTTCAGCTTGCGCCGCACATCAGGGGCGACCTCGACGTCGTTGAAGCGGGCGGCGCCGTTGGCGGCCTGAACGCCGAACTCGGTCATCTCGGCGTTGACCTTGGCCTCCAGCCACATGGTGTCGAAGGTGATGTTGGTGGCGCGGGTCCAGGCGACGCGGGAGGCGTACTCGCTGAGTTCGGCGTATTTCGCCTCGGTTTCGGCGACAAAGGCGGCGGCGCCTTCGGCGGTCGCCGGATAGGCTGCCGCTGCGCTCGCGGCCGTGTTCTCGGGCAGCGGCGTCACGGCCGGCCCGCCGCCATCGGCGTAGCGTTCGGTCGGCTGGGGCGTGGTGGAAGCGCAGCCTGCGGTGAAAGACAGGGCGCAGACCGCGACGGCGGCCATCAGCTGACGCTTCATGGTGTTCTCCTCCTCGAGCGGGTGCAGGAGAAGGGAGGGCGGCTGCCCCGTCAAGCCGCTCCGCGCGGGCGCAGGACGCAGGCGCTGAGCCCCTGGTTGCGAACCGTGCCGGCCGCCGCCTGCACGCGGGCGGCGCGTCTGCGAACATAGGGTCCGGGGCTCGCCGCCTTGTAGCGACGCGGCGCCGGCAGGACGGCGGCCAGGCGTGCGGCCTCACGCGGCGAAAGGTTGCGCGCGCTCTTGCCGAACAGGCGGCGCGAGGCGGCCTCCGCGCCATAGACGCCCGGCGCGAACTCGGCGACGTTCAAATAGACCTCCATGATCCGCCGCTTGGACCAGACCGTTTCGATCAGCACGGTGTAGCCAGCCTCCAGCCCCTTGCGGATCCAGCCGCGCTGCGGCCACAGAAAGACGTTCTTGGCGGTCTGCTGGCTGATGGTCGATCCGCCCCGGATGCGGCCGCCCTCGGCGTTGTTGTCCAGCGCCTTCTCGATGGCTTCCATGTCGAAGCCCTCGTGGCTGCAGAAGCGCGCGTCCTCGCTGGCGATGGCGGCATTGACCAGGTTCGGCGAAATGTCGTTGAGGCCCCGCCAGCGATAATCCAGCCCGTCGCCCGCCACGACCCGCTGCCACATCAGGATGGTCGGCGGCGGCGGGAGCACCGCATGCAGCAGCACGCCGATGATCGGCAGCAGGCACAGGACGGCCAAGGCGATCAGGACGGCGCGCCGCCAGGAACGCTGCGGCTTCGGCTTTGCTGCGGCGGGATCGGTCATCGCCGGTCGATATCCGACACGCCCGCGCGGCCGTCCTCATCGGCCCAGGCGACGCGTGCGGCGGCGGGGCTGAGCGCCAGCGCCGTGATGGCCGCGCCCTTGTCGGCCTTGAGGAACTGCAGCCCCTGGTCGGCGGGGGCCGCGACCCAGACGCGGCCGTCGGCGAGCCCCGCCGCCACTCGCCCATGATCGGCGCAGCCGGCCACCAGATTGACCACGGTGGAGTCGTCGAAGCCGATTTCGCTCGCCTCGCGCCCCATGGGGCCGTTCGAGCCGATGAAGGGCCACATCACCACGCCCTGCGCGCCGGAGGTCGCCATCAGCTGGCCGTTCGACAGAAAGGCGACGGATCGAACCTTGCCGGGATAGCCGCCCATGCGCAGGTTCTTGGCGTCCTTCAGCCGCCAGCCGTGCAGCTGATTGTCCTGCATGGCGGTGACGACAAAGGCGCCGTCGGGCGAAAAGGCCACGGCCGTATGCGAGCCCGCCCATTTCAGCAGCACCGGCTGCTGCTTTTCGATTCGGGCGTACCACAGGGCGGCGCCGCCATAGGTGGAGGTCGCGATCCGCCGTCCCTTGGGCTCGAAGGCGACGCCGGAGACGGTGCGCTCATGGGCGAAGTCGCGGCGGAAGGCGGGATCCTTCGCATCGATCACCGCCAGCGTCCGACCATGGGAAAAGGCGATCAGGCCGGACGCGGGGGCGGCGTCGATGCTGTCGATCCACTGGTTCTTGGCCGAGGCCAGCACCACCGCATCCGCATCGCGCCGACTCCAGACCACCTGGCCATCGTCGCCGCCAGTGACCACGCCGTCTCCGAACGGATGGACGGCGGCGCACAGCACCGCCCCGTCGTGCGCCTGAACCACCGTGCGGTCGTCG
The genomic region above belongs to Brevundimonas sp. PAMC22021 and contains:
- the mtgA gene encoding monofunctional biosynthetic peptidoglycan transglycosylase, giving the protein MTDPAAAKPKPQRSWRRAVLIALAVLCLLPIIGVLLHAVLPPPPTILMWQRVVAGDGLDYRWRGLNDISPNLVNAAIASEDARFCSHEGFDMEAIEKALDNNAEGGRIRGGSTISQQTAKNVFLWPQRGWIRKGLEAGYTVLIETVWSKRRIMEVYLNVAEFAPGVYGAEAASRRLFGKSARNLSPREAARLAAVLPAPRRYKAASPGPYVRRRAARVQAAAGTVRNQGLSACVLRPRGAA
- a CDS encoding WD40 repeat domain-containing protein; its protein translation is MNFDFDAQVTAALFDRAGAVFALGDGSVRFDDRTVVQAHDGAVLCAAVHPFGDGVVTGGDDGQVVWSRRDADAVVLASAKNQWIDSIDAAPASGLIAFSHGRTLAVIDAKDPAFRRDFAHERTVSGVAFEPKGRRIATSTYGGAALWYARIEKQQPVLLKWAGSHTAVAFSPDGAFVVTAMQDNQLHGWRLKDAKNLRMGGYPGKVRSVAFLSNGQLMATSGAQGVVMWPFIGSNGPMGREASEIGFDDSTVVNLVAGCADHGRVAAGLADGRVWVAAPADQGLQFLKADKGAAITALALSPAAARVAWADEDGRAGVSDIDRR